The following coding sequences are from one Nicotiana tomentosiformis chromosome 3, ASM39032v3, whole genome shotgun sequence window:
- the LOC104093430 gene encoding mini-chromosome maintenance complex-binding protein, with amino-acid sequence MVGLPYDCLANPLGAVRLTFEKAVASGSDPATFDGKDWGATDLFSQFLFDDGGLSKVPFLNPSTMSWVQPNTLVRFRGMIQDMLGNEFYVGAYKEGETWRTNKFADFSQFPMATGSSPDMRVWERRLLYCVPVPGQNSWIEPSSGALLNPHAISSSPQREKRQRDNDLAMNDVDMQVTDEEVQDSTSNKKMREDGIASGSSNSGSTPTEGVGSATSVLPNFDTTSFPCFVKIYDSPESDLKLNDVFEFIGVFTFDPEFPVDKNDNNDLESSFYDDTLVQIPPSKVPRLHCLVHRKLTAQDFIPGPPTFELKSQLVKGIREALVGHLTTVLGNDGVAANFMLLHLLSKVHARVDSIAVGKLSLNLTCFTKETVSIFAHRLNLALKNLLPFTHYVPLTVDYLNKVSLAPRKDYQTNRLVSGILQLAEGSHLTIDETQLQAGTLNSTGVDNARVLKSLLELQKVEYDFTYYKMDMPADSQLLVLSEGKSNILPADLVLPFRPLSVDAAQDVETEVLQSWRWYLATMRSLSHSIGQEMQKVVEDDLVAARQADRSLSSQDFSRLLTMGRLISLSFGETSLTLEHWQMAKELERLRKERL; translated from the exons ATGGTGGGCCTACCGTACGATTGCTTGGCAAATCCACTGGGAGCCGTCCGATTGACATTTGAAAAGGCGGTAGCTTCAGGCTCTGATCCAGCCACTTTCGATGGAAAGGACTGGGGCGCCACTGATCTCTTCAGTCAGTTCCTTTTTGACGATGGCGGTCTTTCTAAAGTTCCATTTCTGAATCCTTCAACAATGTCATGGGTGCAGCCGAACACTCTAGTTCGATTTCGTGGAATGATACAAGACATGTTGGGTAATGAATTCTATGTTGGCGCATACAAG GAGGGAGAAACTTGGAGAACAAATAAGTTTGCTGACTTTTCTCAATTCCCTATGGCTACGGGTTCTTCACCTGACATGCGTGTGTGGGAGCGCCGTTTACTTTACTGTGTTCCT GTTCCAGGGCAAAATTCATGGATTGAACCTTCTTCTGGAGCCTTGTTAAATCCACATGCAATTTCTTCATCTCCACAGAGGGAGAAGCGCCAGAGGGACAATGATCTAGCAATGAATGACGTCGATATGCAA GTCACAGATGAGGAGGTTCAAGATTCCACATCCAACAAAAAGATG CGAGAGGATGGAATTGCTTCAGGTTCATCAAATTCAGGAAGCACTCCAACTGAGGGTGTTGGTTCTGCTACGAGTGTGCTTCCAAATTTTGACACAACTTCTTTTCCATGTTTCGTGAAG ATATACGACTCTCCTGAATCTGATTTGAAGCTAAATGATGTTTTTGAGTTTATTGGTGTCTTCACATTTGATCCGGAGTTTCCAGTGGACAAAAATGACAACAATGATTTGGAGAGCAGCTTCTATGATGATACATTGGTCCAGATACCTCCCAGCAAG GTACCTCGACTCCATTGCCTTGTTCACAGGAAGCTTACCGCTCAAGACTTTATTCCAGGTCCACCCACATTTGAG CTTAAATCACAACTTGTGAAAGGAATAAGGGAAGCTCTAGTAGGGCACCTCACGACTGTCCTAGGAAATGATGGTGTTGCAGCTAATTTCATGTTATTACATCTGTTGTCTAAG GTGCATGCTAGAGTGGATTCAATTGCTGTTGGAAAGCTTTCCTTGAACCTAACATGTTTTACCAAGGAAACTGTGTCTATTTTTGCTCATCGTCTTAATCTTGCACTCAAGAACCTTCTACCGTTTACACATTATGTACCTTTAACAGTGGATTACCTTAACAAAGTTTCTCTTGCCCCAAGAAAAGATTATCAAACTAACAG ACTGGTATCAGGGATACTGCAACTTGCTGAAGGCTCTCATTTAACCATTGACGAGACACAATTACAAGCAGGGACTCTTAACTCTACCGGGGTTGATAATGCAAGAGTCCTGAAAAGCTTGTTGGAATTGCAAAAG GTTGAATATGACTTCACTTATTATAAGATGGACATGCCTGCGGACTCTCAGTTGCTAGTTCTTTCTGAGGGGAAATCCAATATACTCCCAGCAGATTTGGTTTTACCATTCCGTCCATTGTCAGTAGATGCTGCTCAAGATGTTGAGACGGAAGTGCTGCAATCTTGGAGATGGTACCTGGCTACTATGAGATCATTGTCACACTCTATTGGGCAAGAAATGCAGAAG GTGGTAGAAGATGACTTAGTAGCTGCCAGGCAGGCCGATAGAAGCTTAAGTAGTCAAGATTTCAGCAG GTTACTGACAATGGGACGTCTTATATCACTAAGTTTTGGTGAAACCTCTTTAACCCTTGAACATTGGCaaatggccaaagaactagagCGCCTTCGAAAGGAGAGATTGTAG